In Gossypium arboreum isolate Shixiya-1 chromosome 6, ASM2569848v2, whole genome shotgun sequence, the following are encoded in one genomic region:
- the LOC108485298 gene encoding pollen receptor-like kinase 4, whose translation MGTHIARLVRTPNPSLLLVLLSLLQLAFVSFGNTDIENLITFKDSLSSPSSLRNWNASISPCNGDIANWIGVLCLKNKIWGLQLESMGLGGLVNIEILDAMPTLRIISLMNNNFEGKIPEIKKLGELKALYLSNNRFTGDIPDNAFEGMRSLKNLFLANNAFTGKIPSSLATLPRLLVLKMEGNQFVGRIPDFKQNVKVVNFANNELEGPIPASLSNMSASMFSGNKNLCGPPLEKCIPSASPQPPPIYKKTISALQITLIVISILLLLAIIATVIFVLSKRKQNPGLLNAADHDSSMLPSNSNDQEKKVSDSGGMMKRSDYGKLIFLKGEIDRFDLHDLLRASAEVLGSGNLGASYKAVIMNGEALVVKRYKQMNNVGREEFHEHMRRLGRLDHENLLPVEAYYYRKEEKLLVCNFMEDGSLASHLHGNHSVDKPSLDWRSRLKIIKGVGRGLTYLYNELPSLVVPHGHLKSSNVLLNDNFEPFLCDYALRPVINQEQAHMYMTAYRSPEHAINGRISRKTDVWCLGILILEILTGKIPENYLTSSYDSNTNLATWVNEMVKDKRTSEIFDVEMRGTKNSKGEMICLLKIGLSCCEDDPDTRPELKEVVQEIEEMKDRDKHELSSTIGEVNAIMSSRNARDGAFSSFNR comes from the exons ATGGGCACGCACATAGCTAGGCTTGTGCGCACACCAAACCCATCTTTACTTCTTGTGCTTTTGTCTTTGTTACAACTGGCCTTCGTCTCATTTGGTAATACAGATATTGAGAACCTTATAACGTTTAAGGATTCATTATCAAGCCCTTCATCTCTTAGAAATTGGAATGCTTCTATTAGTCCATGCAACGGGGATATAGCAAACTGGATTGGTGTGCTTTGCCTTAAAAATAAGATATGGGGTTTGCAGCTTGAAAGCATGGGCCTAGGAGGGTTAGTGAACATTGAAATTCTTGATGCAATGCCGACATTGCGCATTATAAGCCTGATGAACAATAATTTTGAAGGTAAAATTCCTGAAATAAAGAAATTAGGTGAGTTGAAAGCTTTGTATTTGTCAAATAATCGTTTTACCGGAGATATTCCTGATAATGCATTCGAAGGTATGAGATCCTTGAAGAACTTGTTTTTGGCAAACAATGCTTTTACCGGTAAAATTCCATCATCGCTTGCAACATTGCCTAGGCTTTTAGTTCTAAAAATGGAGGGGAATCAATTTGTCGGTCGAATACCAGATTTTAAGCAAAATGTGAAGGTGGTGAACTTTGCTAACaatgaattagaaggtcctatCCCTGCAAGTTTAAGCAACATGAGTGCAAGCATGTTTTCAG GCAATAAAAATTTGTGTGGGCCACCACTCGAAAAATGCA TCCCTTCAGCTAGCCCCCAACCTCCGCCCATATATAAAAAGACAATATCTGCACTGCAAATTACATTGATCGTGATATCTATATTATTACTACTGGCAATCATAGCAACAGTGATTTTCGTTTTGTCCAAGAGGAAACAAAATCCTGGACTATTAAATGCAGCAGATCATGACTCCAGCATGTTGCCATCTAATTCCAATGACCAAGAAAAAAAGGTTTCAGACAGCGGAGGCATGATGAAGAGATCTGACTACGGAAAATTAATATTCTTGAAAGGTGAAATCGATAGGTTTGATTTGCATGATCTGCTAAGAGCATCAGCAGAGGTTCTTGGAAGTGGGAATCTTGGAGCTTCATACAAGGCAGTCATAATGAATGGTGAAGCTTTAGTGGTGAAGAGATATAAACAGATGAACAATGTGGGGAGAGAAGAATTTCATGAGCACATGAGAAGATTAGGAAGATTGGACCATGAAAACTTGTTACCAGTTGAGGCTTATTACTATAGGAAAGAAGAAAAATTGTTGGTTTGCAATTTCATGGAGGATGGTAGCTTGGCCAGTCATCTTCACG GCAACCATTCGGTAGATAAACCCAGTCTTGATTGGCGAAGTCGATTGAAGATCATAAAGGGCGTGGGCAGAGGTTTAACATATCTTTACAACGAACTTCCCAGCCTAGTTGTGCCTCATGGTCATTTGAAATCATCCAATGTGCTTCTAAACGACAATTTTGAACCTTTTTTGTGTGATTATGCTTTAAGACCGGTGATCAATCAAGAACAAGCTCACATGTACATGACTGCTTATAGATCACCAGAACATGCTATAAATGGTCGTATCAGTAGGAAGACAGATGTGTGGTGCCTAGGAATACTGATCCTAGAGATCTTAACAGGTAAGATCCCAGAGAACTATCTAACATCAAGTTACGATAGTAACACAAATTTAGCTACATGGGTGAATGAGATGGTTAAGGACAAAAGAACCAGTGAAATTTTTGACGTGGAGATGCGAGGAACTAAGAATAGCAAAGGAGAAATGATATGTCTTTTGAAGATTGGGCTAAGTTGTTGTGAAGATGATCCCGATACAAGGCCAGAGTTGAAGGAAGTGGTACAAGAGATTGAAGAGATGAAAGATAGAGATAAGCATGAATTATCTTCAACAATAGGTGAAGTAAATGCAATTATGTCTAGCAGAAATGCGAGGGATGGGGCCTTTTCCTCCTTTAATCGTTGA